The window AGCCCGGCGCGCCGCTGTTGACACTGACGGACATGGAACGCCAGGCGATCCTGCGCGCGGCGACCGTCAGCCGCGGCCAGGTGACGGAGATGGCGCAGCTGCTGGGCATCGGCCGCACCACGCTGTGGCGGAAGATCAAACAGCACGGGATCGACATCCGCCAGTTCAAGCTGCGCGCTTAGTGGCTGAGCTGCAATACCCCGCGCGCGGCGTCCAGCATCGCCTTCTGCCCGCTGCGGGTTTTGCTCAGGCAATCCTGCATGCCGACCACCATCGGAATGCCCATCGCCTTCGCCAGAATGGCGCTGTGCGACAGGGCATTGCCGCCGCTCAGACAGATGCCGAGCACCAGCCGCCTGTCGAGCATCACCACCTCCGAAGGCATCAGTTCGTCCATCACCAATATTGACGGTTCTGCGAGCGCAATAACCGGCAGCGGCAGCCTCTGCAGATGGCACAGCGTGCGGCGCAGCATGTCGCGCACGTCCAATTCGCGCGCCCGCATGTAGTCGTCATCCAGCTCGCGGTACTCTTCGGCGATCGCCTCCAGCACCTGCCGCCAGGCCTGCTCGGCGCTGCACAGCTGTTGCGCGATGCAGGTGTAAGCCGCCTGCTGCAGATCCGGATCGTCCAGCAGCATGCTGTGGGCGCCGAAGATCGCCGCCTGCGGCTTGCCGATCAGCGTGCCTGTGCGTTCCGCCAGCCGGTTCAGATCGCTCAGCGTGTGCTGTAACGCCTCCCGCAGGCGTTGCTGTTCGCCCAGAACCTCGTCCGCGCCGATACGCCGATCGGCGGTTGGCGGCCAGAAGCTGTGGGCCTGAAACACCGGCCCGCTGGTGACGCTTTCCGCCACCGGGATACCGTGCAGCGAAGGCTGCTGCCGCTCGGAGACCGTCTCGCCAAAATGTTGTTCCGCCAGCGCTTTGAACGCCGCCAGCGCCTCGTCCGCCTGCGCGCCGTCGGCGATCAGGCGAACGGTGTCGCCGTGACGCACCTGCAGCAGCGCCAGCTGATTGAGGCTGCGCGGATCGACGCACTGCCCCTGCTTCTCCAGCACCAGCTCGGCCTTGAACGGCGCCAGCGTCTCGACCAGCCGCGCCGCCGGGCGCGCATGCAGCCCATGCGGGTTCTGCACCGTCCAGGTTGCGCTTTTGCCCTGCGCCAGCGGCAAGGCCACGCTTTTCGCCGTCGGTGAAGCCTCGCCCAGCTGTGCCTGTTTGGCCTGCAGCGCCCCCTGCGCCTCCGCCACCACCTGCTCCAGCGAGGCGCCGGAGTTGGCGGCCACCACCGCCGCCAGCGTGCCTTCAACCAGCGGCGCCGCACACAGCCGCACTTTGGCGGCCAGATCCGGATCCAGCAGATCGAGCGCGGTTTCGGCACTGAGCAGCGCGCTGCCCAGATCCATCAGCACCAGAACGCCGTCGCCGTCGGCGACCGCTTCGATCGCCTCCATCACTTTGACC of the Serratia marcescens subsp. marcescens ATCC 13880 genome contains:
- the dhaM gene encoding dihydroxyacetone kinase phosphoryl donor subunit DhaM, yielding MINIVVVSHSALLARGVEQLARQMMRGDGCKLALAAGVDDEQHPIGTDAVKVMEAIEAVADGDGVLVLMDLGSALLSAETALDLLDPDLAAKVRLCAAPLVEGTLAAVVAANSGASLEQVVAEAQGALQAKQAQLGEASPTAKSVALPLAQGKSATWTVQNPHGLHARPAARLVETLAPFKAELVLEKQGQCVDPRSLNQLALLQVRHGDTVRLIADGAQADEALAAFKALAEQHFGETVSERQQPSLHGIPVAESVTSGPVFQAHSFWPPTADRRIGADEVLGEQQRLREALQHTLSDLNRLAERTGTLIGKPQAAIFGAHSMLLDDPDLQQAAYTCIAQQLCSAEQAWRQVLEAIAEEYRELDDDYMRARELDVRDMLRRTLCHLQRLPLPVIALAEPSILVMDELMPSEVVMLDRRLVLGICLSGGNALSHSAILAKAMGIPMVVGMQDCLSKTRSGQKAMLDAARGVLQLSH